One part of the Halobacteria archaeon AArc-dxtr1 genome encodes these proteins:
- a CDS encoding 2-oxoacid:ferredoxin oxidoreductase subunit beta, with product MSSDVRFTDFKSDKQPTWCPGCGDFGTMNGMMKALAETGNDPDNTFVVAGIGCSGKIGTYMHSYALHGVHGRALPVGTGVKMARPDIEVMVAGGDGDGYSIGAGHFVHAVRRNVDMSYIVMDNRIYGLTKGQASPTSRSDFETSTTPEGPQQPPVNPLALALASGATFIAQSFASDALRHQEIVQAAVEHDGFGFVNVFSPCVTFNDVDTYDYFRDTLVDLKEEGHDPNDYETAKEVILDGEKEYQGIMYQDENSVPYHEQHGVTEDMSEIPDGAPEDAMDLVREFY from the coding sequence ATGAGCTCCGACGTACGATTCACCGACTTCAAATCCGACAAGCAGCCAACGTGGTGTCCCGGCTGTGGCGACTTCGGGACGATGAACGGCATGATGAAAGCCCTGGCCGAAACCGGTAACGACCCCGACAACACGTTCGTGGTCGCCGGTATCGGCTGTTCGGGCAAGATCGGGACCTACATGCACAGCTACGCCCTACACGGGGTCCACGGTCGCGCCCTGCCCGTCGGCACGGGCGTCAAGATGGCCCGTCCCGACATCGAAGTGATGGTCGCCGGTGGGGACGGCGACGGCTACTCGATCGGCGCCGGTCACTTCGTCCACGCCGTCCGCCGGAACGTGGACATGTCCTACATCGTCATGGACAACCGCATCTACGGACTGACCAAGGGGCAGGCCTCGCCGACCTCGCGGTCGGACTTCGAGACCTCGACGACCCCCGAGGGGCCACAGCAGCCGCCGGTCAACCCCCTCGCGCTCGCGCTCGCCTCGGGTGCGACGTTCATCGCCCAGTCGTTTGCCTCCGACGCGCTTCGCCACCAGGAAATCGTCCAGGCGGCGGTCGAGCACGACGGCTTCGGCTTCGTCAACGTCTTCAGCCCCTGCGTAACATTCAACGACGTCGACACCTACGACTACTTCCGCGACACGCTCGTCGATCTGAAAGAGGAGGGCCACGACCCGAACGATTACGAGACCGCAAAGGAGGTCATCTTGGACGGCGAGAAGGAGTATCAGGGCATCATGTACCAGGACGAAAACTCCGTGCCGTACCACGAGCAACACGGCGTCACCGAGGACATGTCCGAGATTCCCGATGGCGCGCCCGAGGACGCGATGGATCTCGTTCGCGAGTTCTACTGA
- a CDS encoding methylmalonyl-CoA mutase family protein, with protein sequence MFDAEDLAEIRADREDWHGRSVEPVVERFGERRETFTTDTGGQEVDRLYTPADVDDLEYREELGFPGEPPYTRGVYSTGYRGRLWTMRQYAGFSTPEDTNERYHYLLDQGQTGLSMAFDLPTQMGYDSDDSMAAGEVGKAGVAIDSLADMETVFEGIPLDEVSTSMTINAPASVLLAMYIAVGDQQGVDREQLRGTIQNDLLKEYIARNTYIYPPEPSMRIITDIFEFCASETPKFNTISISGYHIREAGSTAAQELAFTLGNGIEYVERAIEAGLDVDEFAPQLSFFFNGHNNIFEEVAKFRAARRMWHDIVDERFDAEDPKSKQLKFHTQTAGSMLTAQQIENNVVRVAYQALAAVLGGTQSLHTNGKDEALALPTEESVRTALRTQQILAHESGAADTVDPLAGSYYVESLTDEVEAEAYELLDEIENRGGMLEAIEQQWVQRQIQDTAFDRQKEIEEGERIIVGVNEFEVDEEPEVDVQEVTEEDQQRQLDSLGSVRTERDDEAVEAALEALRDAARGEANLMPYIIEAVKAYATVGEICDVFRDEFGEYQAGTAV encoded by the coding sequence ATGTTCGATGCCGAAGACCTCGCGGAGATCCGCGCCGACAGGGAAGACTGGCACGGGCGATCGGTCGAGCCCGTCGTCGAGCGCTTCGGCGAGCGCCGAGAGACGTTTACGACCGACACGGGGGGACAGGAGGTTGACCGACTCTACACGCCCGCAGACGTCGACGACCTCGAGTATCGAGAGGAGCTTGGCTTTCCGGGCGAGCCGCCGTACACCCGCGGCGTTTACTCGACGGGGTACCGGGGACGGCTCTGGACGATGCGCCAGTACGCTGGCTTCTCGACGCCCGAAGATACCAACGAGCGGTATCACTACCTGCTCGATCAGGGACAGACCGGCCTCTCGATGGCCTTCGACCTGCCGACCCAGATGGGCTACGACTCGGACGATTCGATGGCCGCCGGCGAGGTCGGCAAGGCCGGCGTCGCGATCGACTCGCTTGCGGACATGGAGACCGTCTTCGAGGGGATTCCGTTAGACGAGGTCTCGACGTCGATGACGATCAACGCACCCGCGTCGGTACTGCTCGCGATGTACATCGCGGTCGGCGACCAGCAGGGCGTCGACCGCGAGCAGTTGCGAGGAACGATCCAGAACGATCTCTTGAAAGAGTACATCGCGCGCAACACCTACATCTACCCGCCCGAGCCCTCGATGCGGATCATCACGGACATCTTCGAGTTCTGTGCCTCCGAGACGCCGAAGTTCAACACGATCTCGATCTCGGGTTATCACATTCGCGAGGCCGGCTCGACTGCCGCCCAGGAGCTCGCCTTCACGCTGGGCAACGGCATCGAGTACGTCGAGCGTGCGATCGAGGCTGGCCTCGACGTCGACGAGTTTGCCCCGCAGCTCTCCTTTTTCTTCAACGGCCACAACAACATCTTCGAGGAGGTCGCCAAATTCCGGGCGGCCCGCCGGATGTGGCACGACATCGTCGACGAGCGCTTCGACGCCGAGGACCCCAAATCGAAGCAGCTCAAGTTCCACACCCAGACTGCAGGCTCGATGCTCACCGCCCAGCAGATCGAGAACAACGTGGTTCGGGTGGCTTACCAGGCGCTTGCGGCCGTGCTCGGCGGTACGCAGAGCCTCCACACGAACGGAAAAGACGAGGCGCTTGCCTTACCGACCGAGGAGTCGGTTCGAACCGCCCTGCGGACCCAGCAGATCCTGGCCCACGAGTCCGGTGCCGCAGACACCGTCGACCCCCTCGCGGGAAGTTACTACGTCGAGAGCCTGACCGACGAGGTTGAAGCCGAGGCCTACGAACTCCTCGACGAGATCGAGAACCGGGGCGGCATGCTCGAGGCGATCGAGCAACAGTGGGTCCAGCGCCAGATCCAGGACACCGCCTTCGATCGCCAGAAGGAGATCGAGGAAGGTGAACGCATCATCGTCGGCGTCAACGAGTTCGAGGTCGACGAAGAGCCCGAAGTCGACGTCCAGGAGGTCACCGAGGAAGACCAGCAGCGCCAACTCGACAGTCTCGGATCGGTCCGGACAGAGCGTGACGACGAGGCGGTCGAGGCGGCGCTCGAAGCACTTCGCGACGCCGCGCGCGGCGAGGCAAACCTCATGCCGTACATCATCGAGGCGGTGAAAGCGTACGCGACCGTCGGCGAAATCTGTGACGTCTTCCGCGATGAGTTCGGCGAGTACCAGGCAGGTACTGCGGTCTAA
- a CDS encoding GNAT family N-acetyltransferase, whose translation MYVRDAKNREEVWLLEEIESMGLDDTAFRSRDYVIAIDERSNEKAGFGRIRVHKVDGAESADAERATGICELTSIGVVESWRGQGIGAHVIERLVEYAADDGFETVYSLTGEADYLAQFGFRRIEESALPAVLQERLADKRERTDPDAVPLSIAVDEFEMPDRFREAFKQASAREEDEPDDAEAAEDFGIDPETATYKYDTGR comes from the coding sequence ATGTACGTTCGGGACGCGAAAAACAGAGAGGAGGTCTGGCTTCTCGAGGAGATCGAGTCGATGGGACTCGACGACACCGCGTTTCGCTCCCGCGACTACGTGATCGCGATCGACGAGCGGTCGAACGAGAAGGCCGGCTTCGGCCGCATCCGCGTCCACAAGGTCGACGGCGCTGAATCGGCTGACGCCGAGCGCGCGACAGGCATCTGTGAGCTGACGAGTATCGGCGTCGTCGAGTCCTGGCGAGGCCAGGGGATCGGCGCACACGTCATCGAGCGACTGGTCGAGTACGCCGCAGACGACGGGTTCGAGACCGTCTACTCGCTGACCGGCGAAGCAGACTACCTCGCACAGTTTGGCTTCCGGCGCATCGAAGAGTCGGCGCTGCCGGCGGTTCTGCAGGAGCGACTTGCGGACAAGCGCGAGCGGACCGATCCTGACGCGGTTCCACTCTCGATCGCCGTCGACGAGTTCGAGATGCCCGACCGCTTCCGGGAGGCGTTCAAGCAAGCGAGCGCGCGAGAGGAAGACGAGCCCGACGACGCCGAAGCTGCCGAAGACTTCGGTATCGATCCGGAGACGGCGACGTACAAGTACGACACCGGACGGTGA
- the mce gene encoding methylmalonyl-CoA epimerase, translated as MQFDHAGVATEDASALADLYGALFGIEAVHEETFDGLRVVFLDCGNGYVELLEPVEDGTISRYLDRNGPGIHHLAFETDDIEAALETAREHDVGLVDEEPRPGAWGHDVAFLHPKDTGGILFEFVEH; from the coding sequence ATGCAGTTCGATCACGCCGGCGTTGCGACCGAGGATGCGAGCGCACTCGCGGACCTGTACGGCGCACTGTTCGGTATCGAGGCGGTTCACGAGGAAACGTTCGACGGGCTTCGAGTCGTCTTTCTCGACTGCGGAAACGGCTACGTGGAGCTACTCGAACCGGTCGAGGACGGGACGATCTCGCGCTACCTCGATCGAAATGGCCCGGGAATCCACCACCTCGCGTTCGAGACCGACGATATCGAGGCCGCACTCGAAACCGCTCGCGAACACGACGTCGGACTCGTCGACGAGGAGCCACGACCTGGCGCCTGGGGTCACGACGTCGCGTTCCTCCACCCCAAAGACACCGGCGGGATCCTGTTCGAGTTCGTCGAGCACTGA
- a CDS encoding pyridoxal phosphate-dependent aminotransferase, which produces MTEFARRVEQVSISGIREVFEAAGEDAINLGIGQPDFPTPAHARRGAIEAIENGLTDAYTSNKGTRSLREAVAAKYDRDYGIDLDPADVIATSGGSEALHLVLEAHVDPDQEVIFPDPGFVSYDALTHLADGTPKPVPLRDDLTLDPETVEDAITDDTAVFVVNSPANPTGAVQTEEDMREFARIADEHDVLCLSDEVYEHIVFEGAHRSPLEFAETDNVVVVSACSKTYSMTGWRLGWVVGSNRRIERMLRVHQYTQACASAPAQYAAEAALTGPQEPVDEMVDAFEQRRDVVLDGLADAGLDVPTPQGAFYVMPKVPEGWCEEVLARDVIVVPGDAFGENGAGYARLSYATGVEELKDALEIIGDATRAVRGR; this is translated from the coding sequence ATGACTGAGTTCGCACGTCGGGTCGAACAGGTGTCGATAAGCGGCATTCGCGAAGTGTTCGAAGCTGCCGGCGAGGACGCCATTAACCTCGGAATCGGTCAGCCGGACTTTCCGACGCCCGCCCACGCCCGGCGCGGGGCGATCGAGGCGATCGAGAACGGGCTGACGGACGCTTACACGTCGAACAAGGGCACGCGCAGCCTCCGTGAAGCGGTCGCGGCGAAGTACGACCGCGACTACGGGATCGATCTCGATCCCGCAGACGTCATCGCAACGTCGGGCGGGAGCGAGGCGCTACACCTCGTGCTCGAGGCCCACGTCGATCCGGACCAGGAGGTCATCTTCCCGGATCCGGGCTTCGTCTCCTACGACGCGTTGACTCACCTGGCCGACGGTACCCCAAAACCGGTTCCCCTGCGCGACGACCTGACACTCGACCCCGAGACGGTCGAGGACGCGATCACCGACGACACCGCCGTCTTCGTCGTCAACAGCCCCGCGAACCCAACGGGTGCGGTCCAGACAGAAGAAGACATGCGAGAGTTCGCCCGGATCGCGGACGAGCACGACGTGCTCTGTCTCTCCGACGAGGTGTACGAACACATCGTCTTCGAGGGGGCTCACCGATCGCCACTCGAGTTCGCAGAAACCGACAACGTCGTCGTCGTCAGCGCCTGCTCGAAGACGTACTCGATGACGGGGTGGCGGCTGGGCTGGGTCGTCGGTTCGAACCGGCGAATCGAGCGAATGCTCCGGGTCCACCAGTACACCCAGGCCTGCGCCTCCGCACCCGCTCAGTACGCCGCCGAGGCAGCGCTGACGGGGCCCCAGGAACCCGTCGACGAGATGGTCGATGCCTTCGAGCAGCGCCGTGACGTCGTCCTCGACGGGCTCGCAGACGCCGGCCTCGACGTGCCGACGCCCCAGGGTGCGTTCTACGTCATGCCAAAGGTCCCTGAAGGATGGTGCGAAGAGGTACTCGCGCGGGACGTGATCGTCGTCCCCGGAGACGCCTTCGGCGAGAACGGCGCGGGCTACGCCCGCCTCTCGTACGCGACCGGCGTCGAGGAGCTGAAAGACGCACTCGAGATCATCGGCGACGCGACGCGGGCGGTTCGCGGGCGGTAA
- a CDS encoding 2-oxoacid:acceptor oxidoreductase subunit alpha has product MARDLNWAVGGEAGDGIDSTGKIFAQALSRAGRHVFTSKDFASRIRGGYTAYKIRTSVDQVQSVVDRLDILVALTQRTIDENLDELHEGSAIVYDGERSWEAEIPDEMTAVDVPLKSLAEDAGGAIMRNVVALGAACEITGFDVEYLDEALEKRFGGKGSKIVENNKEAARLGRDHVRENFDLDHLGYNLETTDEDYVLLNGNEAIGMGAIAAGCRFYAGYPITPATTIMEYLTGRIEDYGGHVVQAEDELSAINMALGAARAGARSMTATSGAGVDLMTETFGLIATSETPLVITDVQRSGPSTGMPTKQEQGDLNMALYGGHGEVPRFVITPTSITECFWKTIEAFNLAEKYQTPVFLISDLAMSVTEQTFPPEAFDMDAVEIDRGKLVDDEEVDEWLDEQGRFRAHAVTDDGVSPRAIPGTVDGAHMSTGLEHDELGRRTEEEGERVQQVDKRYRKVETAREQEAWEYREFGDPDADTLILSWGSNEGALVEALDYLAEDGIDVRVISVPYISPRPDLTEEVEAAEETIVVECNATGQFADLIEHDTLTRVKRINKYTGVRFKADELAEEITDQLATEVPAR; this is encoded by the coding sequence ATGGCTAGGGACCTCAACTGGGCGGTGGGAGGCGAGGCCGGTGACGGAATCGATTCCACCGGCAAAATCTTCGCACAGGCTCTGTCCAGAGCCGGCCGTCACGTGTTCACCTCCAAGGACTTCGCATCGCGCATCCGCGGTGGGTACACGGCGTACAAGATCCGCACGTCGGTCGACCAAGTGCAAAGCGTCGTCGACAGACTCGACATTCTGGTGGCGCTCACCCAGCGAACCATCGACGAGAATCTCGACGAACTCCACGAGGGCAGCGCCATCGTCTACGACGGCGAACGGTCCTGGGAGGCCGAGATCCCCGACGAGATGACGGCTGTCGACGTCCCGTTGAAATCCCTCGCCGAGGATGCCGGCGGCGCGATCATGCGCAACGTGGTCGCGCTCGGTGCGGCCTGTGAGATCACCGGCTTCGACGTCGAGTACTTAGACGAGGCACTCGAGAAGCGCTTCGGCGGAAAGGGGTCGAAAATCGTCGAGAACAACAAGGAAGCCGCCCGTCTCGGTCGTGATCACGTCCGCGAGAACTTCGATCTGGATCATCTCGGCTACAATCTCGAGACGACCGATGAGGACTATGTCCTCCTGAACGGGAACGAAGCCATCGGCATGGGCGCGATCGCCGCCGGCTGCCGGTTCTACGCCGGCTACCCGATCACGCCCGCGACGACGATCATGGAGTACCTGACCGGCCGGATCGAAGACTACGGCGGCCACGTCGTGCAGGCCGAAGACGAGCTCTCGGCGATCAACATGGCGCTGGGCGCGGCGCGCGCTGGCGCTCGGTCGATGACCGCGACCTCCGGGGCCGGCGTCGACCTGATGACCGAGACGTTCGGACTGATCGCGACCAGCGAGACCCCGCTGGTCATCACCGACGTCCAGCGCTCGGGTCCCTCGACCGGGATGCCGACGAAACAGGAGCAGGGCGATCTGAACATGGCGCTGTACGGCGGCCACGGCGAGGTCCCGCGGTTCGTCATCACGCCAACGTCGATCACCGAGTGCTTCTGGAAGACGATCGAGGCGTTCAACCTGGCTGAGAAGTACCAGACGCCAGTGTTCCTGATTTCGGACCTCGCGATGTCCGTCACCGAACAGACGTTCCCGCCGGAGGCGTTCGACATGGACGCAGTCGAGATCGACCGCGGCAAGCTCGTCGACGACGAGGAGGTCGACGAGTGGCTCGATGAGCAGGGTCGGTTCCGCGCCCACGCCGTCACCGACGACGGTGTCAGCCCGCGCGCGATCCCCGGGACGGTCGACGGCGCTCACATGTCGACCGGGCTGGAGCACGACGAACTCGGTCGCCGGACCGAGGAAGAAGGCGAGCGCGTCCAGCAAGTCGACAAACGATACCGAAAGGTCGAGACCGCCCGCGAGCAAGAGGCGTGGGAGTACCGGGAGTTCGGCGATCCCGACGCCGACACGCTCATCCTCTCGTGGGGATCGAACGAAGGGGCGCTCGTCGAGGCGCTCGACTACCTCGCCGAGGACGGTATCGACGTCCGTGTCATCTCGGTTCCGTACATCTCCCCGCGTCCGGACCTCACCGAGGAGGTCGAGGCCGCCGAGGAGACGATCGTCGTCGAGTGTAACGCGACCGGGCAGTTCGCCGATCTCATCGAACACGACACCTTGACCCGCGTCAAGCGCATCAACAAGTACACTGGCGTCCGCTTCAAGGCGGACGAACTAGCCGAAGAGATCACCGACCAACTCGCAACGGAGGTACCAGCACGATGA
- a CDS encoding DUF6517 family protein, producing MDISRRTYLAAGGVGALGLTAGCLDFVLGDGPLSFEAEQAVPGEAALSETDFAEFEITEETMEDSVSAAGIERDVEASYWISAYIKEVEIEGEAEDISAFAAVSTPDVSVAGQSFNPVAEMDTDELLDEYGGEINSDRDLSDAEYDRTETFSVLGEDRDVDVYVGEQEYEGETVTIDIYVTNFGHDDDYLAIIGVHPHADSLREAAEAIHLPDGIEGDEADEHLDSEIPDGLDEDIQTLFESVEHPA from the coding sequence ATGGATATATCACGGCGTACATACCTCGCCGCCGGCGGTGTGGGTGCACTCGGTCTGACGGCCGGGTGTCTCGACTTCGTCCTCGGCGACGGACCGCTCTCCTTCGAAGCCGAACAGGCAGTTCCGGGTGAGGCTGCGCTCTCGGAAACCGACTTTGCAGAGTTCGAGATCACCGAAGAGACGATGGAAGATTCGGTCAGCGCCGCCGGAATCGAACGAGATGTCGAAGCGAGTTACTGGATTTCCGCGTACATCAAGGAGGTCGAAATCGAGGGTGAGGCCGAGGATATAAGTGCCTTCGCGGCCGTCTCGACGCCGGACGTCAGCGTGGCCGGACAGTCGTTCAATCCCGTCGCGGAAATGGACACCGACGAGCTACTCGATGAGTACGGCGGCGAAATTAACTCCGACCGGGATCTGTCGGATGCCGAATATGATCGAACCGAGACGTTCTCGGTTCTTGGCGAGGACAGGGACGTCGACGTCTACGTCGGCGAACAGGAGTACGAGGGCGAAACCGTCACGATCGATATCTACGTCACCAACTTCGGACACGACGACGATTACCTCGCGATCATCGGCGTCCATCCACACGCCGACTCGCTCCGAGAGGCCGCCGAAGCGATTCACCTGCCAGACGGTATCGAGGGTGACGAGGCAGACGAGCACCTCGACTCGGAAATCCCCGACGGTCTCGACGAGGACATCCAGACGCTGTTCGAATCCGTTGAACACCCCGCCTAA
- a CDS encoding FAD-dependent oxidoreductase — protein MEGTPVAVADVRGVGLGTIALELETPPDFDPLPGQFVLLRAVPDGVDEEVARHYTLSSPAADETFELTVGIDPDGDLSPWLADLDGGETVHVDGPFGTITYEGEDDIVAIAGGPGVGPAVAIAEAAHEAGHEATVVYQDDEPAHRERLDALAADGAAITIVGADEDDELTDAIETHVDDGQIYAFGFSEFVTTVADAIDAAGGDSDEALIENFG, from the coding sequence ATGGAAGGAACGCCAGTCGCCGTTGCCGACGTTCGCGGGGTCGGTCTTGGGACGATCGCGCTCGAACTCGAGACACCACCCGACTTCGACCCCCTCCCTGGGCAGTTCGTCTTGCTCCGGGCGGTTCCGGACGGCGTCGACGAGGAGGTCGCCCGCCACTACACGCTCTCCTCGCCCGCGGCCGACGAGACGTTCGAACTCACCGTCGGGATCGATCCCGACGGCGACCTCTCGCCGTGGCTCGCCGACCTCGACGGCGGCGAGACGGTCCACGTCGACGGTCCCTTCGGCACGATCACCTACGAGGGCGAGGACGACATCGTCGCGATTGCAGGCGGCCCAGGCGTCGGCCCCGCGGTTGCCATCGCCGAAGCGGCCCATGAGGCGGGCCACGAGGCCACCGTCGTCTATCAGGACGACGAACCCGCCCATCGCGAGCGCCTCGACGCGCTCGCCGCGGATGGGGCGGCGATCACCATCGTTGGTGCGGACGAAGACGACGAACTCACAGACGCGATCGAGACCCACGTCGACGACGGGCAGATCTATGCCTTCGGCTTCAGCGAGTTCGTGACGACCGTCGCCGACGCGATAGACGCGGCCGGCGGCGATTCGGACGAGGCGCTGATCGAGAACTTCGGTTGA
- a CDS encoding DUF892 family protein translates to MTLNTLEDMFEHALRQMYYVETQLVEALDEMAINATNDRISEGFAEHREETREHVSRLEDVFDEIGATPAPTEDAVFDGLETERQTLEEQIEDDELLNMAYIGAGMHTERIEMTGYENLLMLSKKLGHDSAVTDLLEANHDEEQSTYRELDAMATASDMKAFWDRITPS, encoded by the coding sequence ATGACGCTGAACACGCTCGAGGACATGTTCGAACACGCGCTCCGCCAGATGTACTACGTCGAGACCCAGCTCGTCGAGGCTCTAGACGAGATGGCGATCAACGCGACCAACGACCGGATCAGCGAGGGGTTCGCCGAACACCGCGAAGAGACCCGCGAACACGTCTCTCGGCTCGAGGACGTCTTCGACGAGATCGGCGCCACACCGGCCCCGACCGAGGACGCCGTCTTCGACGGACTCGAGACCGAGCGCCAGACGTTAGAAGAGCAGATCGAGGACGACGAGCTGTTGAATATGGCATACATCGGCGCAGGAATGCACACCGAGCGCATCGAGATGACGGGGTACGAGAACCTGCTGATGCTGTCGAAAAAGCTGGGCCACGACAGTGCGGTGACCGATCTACTCGAGGCGAACCACGACGAGGAACAGTCGACCTACCGCGAACTCGACGCGATGGCGACGGCGTCAGATATGAAGGCGTTCTGGGACCGGATCACGCCGTCGTAA
- a CDS encoding UbiA family prenyltransferase has protein sequence MGLARHGSSPHATGRAYWSQVHPVFMLPPLAASLFGAILAGAGDPTVAGLHVLAMFAAVYTAHIKDGYVDFHVRDEDDDHPLTERGCRIGLVASTTVFVLCCLGLWVLVDGVAVALAAPTWVIAYFHAPQLDMHPVGATAGYPLGIALAIVGGFYAQAAAITPVVWAFALVFLILLSGIKIVDDAQDYEYDRSIRKQTVAVSLGPNRAADIAFGLMAFALLAVVAFTVANVFPPTAVLAALAFGAVGLAARRATPTIATMLLIRGSYVFLAVLIAAVWFEPLAGLA, from the coding sequence ATGGGGCTCGCGAGACACGGGTCGAGTCCGCATGCGACGGGTCGGGCGTACTGGTCGCAGGTCCATCCGGTGTTTATGTTGCCGCCGCTTGCCGCCTCGCTGTTCGGCGCGATCCTCGCAGGCGCCGGCGATCCGACAGTCGCCGGACTCCACGTGCTAGCGATGTTCGCGGCGGTCTACACCGCCCACATCAAAGACGGCTACGTCGACTTCCACGTCAGGGATGAGGACGACGACCACCCGCTAACCGAGCGGGGCTGTCGGATCGGCCTCGTCGCCTCGACGACGGTGTTCGTGCTCTGCTGTCTCGGTCTCTGGGTGCTCGTCGACGGCGTCGCCGTGGCGCTCGCCGCGCCGACGTGGGTCATCGCGTACTTCCACGCGCCACAGCTGGACATGCACCCGGTCGGCGCGACGGCGGGCTACCCGCTCGGAATTGCGCTTGCCATCGTCGGTGGGTTCTACGCACAGGCGGCGGCGATCACGCCCGTCGTCTGGGCGTTTGCACTCGTCTTCCTCATTCTCCTGTCGGGGATCAAAATCGTCGACGACGCCCAGGACTACGAGTACGACCGGTCGATTCGAAAGCAGACGGTAGCGGTCTCGCTGGGACCGAATCGCGCGGCCGACATCGCCTTCGGGCTGATGGCGTTCGCGCTGCTCGCGGTCGTGGCGTTTACCGTCGCGAACGTCTTCCCGCCGACCGCGGTGCTCGCCGCCCTGGCGTTCGGCGCCGTCGGACTCGCGGCTCGGCGCGCGACGCCGACGATCGCGACAATGTTGCTGATCAGGGGCTCGTACGTCTTTCTCGCCGTGCTCATCGCGGCGGTCTGGTTCGAGCCGCTTGCGGGGCTCGCCTGA
- a CDS encoding aldo/keto reductase, translating to MDTGETIETATVDAQGAAIPVLGFGTARMTGEECRRAVEAALEVGYRHIDTAQMYDNEAAVGDAIAASDVDREDVWVTTKVNTGNLAAEAVRESTRRSLDRLGLSTADLLLIHAPRPHTPVSETIGAMNELQADGAVAHIGVSNFSRDQLDRAREHSETPIVTNQVKYHPYHHQDDLLEYCAENGICLTAYSPLAEGAVPGDDRLAAIGESHGKSAAQVALRWLLQQPAVAAIPKAASREHIETNADVFDFELSNDEMAAVGEIGDGRWERLAAKIGLR from the coding sequence ATGGACACCGGCGAGACGATCGAGACCGCGACGGTCGACGCGCAGGGGGCGGCAATCCCTGTCCTCGGCTTCGGCACCGCGCGGATGACGGGAGAGGAGTGCCGGCGGGCGGTCGAGGCCGCCCTCGAGGTCGGCTATCGCCACATCGACACCGCCCAGATGTACGACAACGAGGCTGCCGTCGGCGATGCGATCGCCGCGAGCGACGTCGACCGCGAGGACGTCTGGGTGACGACCAAGGTCAACACGGGAAACCTCGCGGCGGAGGCCGTCCGCGAGTCGACCCGGCGGAGCCTCGATCGGCTGGGGCTCTCGACGGCCGACCTCCTGTTGATCCACGCACCACGGCCCCACACGCCCGTTTCGGAGACGATCGGGGCGATGAACGAGCTCCAGGCGGACGGTGCAGTCGCACACATCGGAGTCAGCAACTTCTCGCGGGACCAACTCGACCGCGCGCGAGAGCACTCCGAGACGCCGATCGTCACGAACCAGGTGAAGTACCACCCGTACCACCACCAGGACGACCTGCTCGAGTACTGCGCCGAGAACGGAATCTGTCTGACGGCCTACAGCCCCCTCGCGGAGGGCGCCGTTCCGGGCGACGACCGCCTCGCGGCGATCGGCGAATCCCACGGGAAGTCGGCGGCACAGGTCGCGCTCCGGTGGCTGCTTCAACAACCCGCGGTCGCGGCGATTCCGAAGGCCGCGAGCCGCGAGCACATCGAGACGAACGCCGACGTGTTCGATTTCGAACTCTCGAACGACGAGATGGCGGCGGTCGGCGAGATCGGCGACGGGCGCTGGGAGCGGCTCGCGGCGAAGATCGGGCTGCGGTGA